From the Halorubellus sp. JP-L1 genome, one window contains:
- a CDS encoding bacterio-opsin activator domain-containing protein, protein MNIDDSEAAAHLEALAATTSDAFVTIDTKSRIQYVNQSIESILGYAPDDLRGEPLTVLMPDEYVDSHFEAMDRYLETGTRRLDWDHVELPGEHRDGHRVPLEISFNEFALDGDRYMTGVIRNASDKRRQIDRLERLNGLGSELSNVETFQECCEQAVVATSDILDYSIAAIDLYECETGTLEPAARSWSGTELAGDDSLADDDSLADDDSLADDDSLFDDAHDLAWQAFVENEHRVYANVESETEVAAEDTLLSSAAVFPIGGHGVLICGETEPGEFDESRIALTSILVRNVASAFERLDREVSLRERTADLESKNEQLERVQRVNDQIRALTRSLLDADSSEEIKRVVCDRLAESDPYRFVWFGERDIETDEIEPVAWAGVEEGYLDAVTVTADSSENGQGPAGRAFRTREPQVQNDLQADPPFEPWRQEAMQREYRASISVPVAYNDSVYGLLNLYANEPGVFSEMEEGVLSELGEMVGFALNARERYDALVSEESVELQFAIRDDDYPLLGFLAEYDAEFALEDVSAGSESGIVVVGAVEGASVQQVRAFADQYSAISDLSVIRERDNQVVVEASLRPGSFLAGLLDRGAVPTNLRASPKEARVTIRTSKAASPRDFVELFRDRFDTVELVARREVDVPVRSSEGLGQAYLDQLTGRQEEVLRTAYFAGFFEQPRASSARDVAELLDVSQPTVSRHIRTAEETLFSLLFGDAESR, encoded by the coding sequence ATGAACATCGACGATTCGGAGGCTGCCGCCCATCTCGAGGCACTGGCAGCGACCACGTCCGACGCGTTCGTCACCATCGATACGAAGAGCCGCATCCAGTACGTGAATCAGTCGATCGAATCGATCCTCGGCTACGCCCCGGACGATCTCCGGGGCGAACCGCTCACGGTACTCATGCCCGACGAGTACGTCGACAGCCATTTCGAGGCGATGGACCGATACCTCGAGACTGGGACGCGCCGACTCGACTGGGATCACGTCGAATTACCCGGCGAGCACAGGGACGGACATCGGGTGCCGTTAGAGATCTCGTTCAACGAGTTCGCGCTCGACGGCGACCGATACATGACCGGTGTCATCCGGAACGCCTCCGACAAGAGGCGCCAGATCGACCGGCTGGAGCGGCTCAATGGACTTGGCAGCGAACTCTCGAACGTGGAGACGTTTCAGGAGTGCTGCGAGCAGGCCGTCGTGGCGACGAGCGACATCCTCGACTATTCGATCGCGGCGATCGACCTGTACGAGTGCGAGACGGGGACGCTGGAACCGGCTGCGCGCTCCTGGAGCGGCACGGAACTCGCCGGTGACGACTCGCTGGCCGACGACGATTCGCTGGCCGACGACGATTCGCTGGCCGACGACGATTCGCTGTTCGACGACGCGCACGATCTCGCGTGGCAAGCGTTCGTGGAGAACGAACATCGCGTGTACGCGAACGTCGAATCGGAGACGGAGGTCGCGGCCGAGGACACGCTGCTATCCAGCGCCGCCGTGTTTCCGATCGGCGGCCACGGCGTCCTGATCTGTGGAGAGACCGAACCGGGCGAGTTCGACGAGTCGAGGATCGCGCTCACGTCCATTCTCGTCCGGAACGTCGCGTCGGCGTTCGAACGACTCGATCGCGAGGTCTCGCTGCGCGAACGCACGGCCGACCTCGAGTCGAAGAACGAGCAACTCGAGCGCGTGCAGCGCGTGAACGACCAGATCCGCGCGCTCACTCGATCGTTGCTGGATGCGGATTCGAGCGAGGAGATCAAGCGGGTTGTCTGCGACCGGCTGGCCGAGAGCGACCCGTACCGGTTCGTCTGGTTCGGCGAACGGGACATCGAGACGGACGAGATCGAGCCGGTTGCGTGGGCAGGCGTCGAAGAAGGCTACCTGGATGCCGTGACCGTCACGGCGGACTCGAGCGAGAACGGCCAGGGGCCGGCGGGGCGAGCGTTCCGGACTCGCGAACCACAGGTACAGAACGACCTGCAGGCGGACCCGCCGTTCGAGCCGTGGCGCCAGGAGGCCATGCAGCGGGAGTATCGAGCGAGCATCTCGGTCCCGGTCGCGTACAACGACTCCGTGTACGGCCTCCTGAACCTCTACGCGAACGAGCCGGGGGTGTTCAGCGAGATGGAGGAAGGCGTCCTGTCCGAGCTGGGGGAGATGGTCGGGTTCGCGCTGAACGCTCGCGAGCGCTACGACGCGCTGGTTTCCGAGGAGTCGGTCGAACTCCAGTTCGCGATCCGGGACGACGACTATCCGTTGCTCGGGTTCCTCGCCGAGTACGATGCCGAGTTCGCGCTGGAGGACGTCTCCGCGGGGTCGGAGTCCGGCATCGTCGTCGTCGGCGCGGTCGAGGGCGCTTCCGTCCAGCAAGTTCGAGCGTTCGCCGACCAATACTCGGCGATCTCCGACCTGTCCGTAATTCGGGAACGCGACAACCAAGTCGTCGTCGAGGCGTCCCTGCGCCCCGGGTCGTTCCTCGCGGGACTCCTCGACCGGGGTGCCGTTCCGACGAACCTCCGTGCGTCCCCGAAGGAAGCACGGGTAACGATCCGGACGTCGAAGGCGGCGTCGCCGCGTGATTTCGTCGAACTGTTCAGGGATCGGTTCGATACCGTGGAGCTGGTCGCGCGGCGCGAGGTGGACGTCCCGGTTCGGTCGAGCGAGGGACTGGGGCAGGCGTATCTCGACCAGTTGACGGGGCGCCAGGAGGAAGTCCTCAGGACGGCGTACTTCGCGGGGTTCTTCGAGCAACCGCGCGCGAGTTCGGCGCGTGACGTCGCCGAACTCCTGGACGTCTCCCAGCCGACTGTGAGTCGCCACATTCGGACCGCAGAGGAGACGCTGTTCTCGTTGCTGTTCGGCGATGCGGAGTCGCGGTGA
- a CDS encoding orc1/cdc6 family replication initiation protein, whose translation MADFSFEQDTRVFQNRDALTEQYTPDELVGRDEELTEFHAALQPVINGENPSNIFIYGKSGVGKTAATRFLLDRLERDVRDVPDVDLTTIDVNCDGLNTSYQTAVELVNRMRDAGKEMSTTGYPQSAVYNALWDELENRQGTVIVVLDEVDHINDDSILYQLSRARDNGVIDDVDLGVIGISNDLSFRENLSSKVRSSLCEREVNFSAYNATELQEVLRQRETVAFHENTLADEVVPLCAAYGARDSGDARQALDLLLMAGDLARQDDAEHVTEQHVRRAKNRLKKNQVEEGISTLSPHGQYALYALVVLEERDETPARTRDVVPVYQDVCRQQGDDPVSLRSVRDHLASLAQLGIIERTETNRGRDGGKFTEQQLNHDADIVRAGVSELLELDMDVL comes from the coding sequence ATGGCGGACTTCAGTTTCGAGCAGGACACGCGCGTCTTCCAGAACCGGGACGCGCTGACGGAGCAATACACGCCCGACGAACTCGTCGGGCGCGACGAGGAACTCACCGAGTTCCACGCCGCCCTCCAGCCCGTCATCAACGGCGAGAACCCCTCCAACATCTTCATCTACGGGAAGAGCGGCGTCGGGAAGACCGCCGCGACCCGGTTCTTGCTGGACCGCCTCGAACGCGACGTTCGCGACGTCCCCGACGTCGACCTCACCACGATCGACGTGAACTGCGACGGCCTGAACACGAGCTACCAGACCGCCGTCGAACTCGTCAACCGGATGCGGGACGCCGGCAAAGAGATGTCGACGACGGGGTATCCCCAATCCGCGGTCTACAACGCGCTCTGGGACGAACTCGAGAACCGCCAGGGAACCGTCATCGTCGTGCTCGACGAGGTCGACCACATCAACGACGACTCCATCCTCTACCAGCTCTCGCGCGCTCGCGACAACGGCGTGATCGACGACGTCGACCTCGGCGTCATCGGGATCTCCAACGACCTCTCGTTCCGCGAGAACCTCTCGTCGAAGGTTCGGTCGTCACTCTGCGAACGCGAAGTGAACTTCTCGGCGTACAACGCCACGGAACTCCAGGAGGTCCTCCGCCAGCGCGAGACCGTCGCGTTCCACGAGAACACGCTCGCGGACGAGGTCGTCCCGCTCTGTGCCGCGTACGGCGCACGCGACTCGGGGGACGCCCGGCAAGCGCTCGACCTGCTCCTGATGGCCGGCGACCTCGCGCGACAGGACGACGCCGAGCACGTCACCGAACAGCACGTGCGGCGCGCGAAGAACCGACTCAAGAAGAATCAGGTCGAGGAGGGGATCTCGACGCTCTCCCCGCACGGCCAGTACGCGCTCTACGCGCTCGTCGTCCTCGAAGAACGTGACGAGACGCCCGCGCGGACGCGCGACGTCGTCCCCGTGTACCAGGACGTCTGCCGCCAGCAGGGCGACGATCCCGTCTCGCTCCGGTCGGTCCGCGACCACCTCGCGTCGCTCGCCCAGCTCGGGATCATCGAGCGAACGGAGACGAACCGCGGTCGCGACGGCGGGAAGTTCACGGAACAGCAACTGAACCACGACGCGGACATCGTTCGCGCCGGCGTCAGCGAACTCCTCGAACTCGACATGGACGTGCTCTGA
- a CDS encoding RNA-guided endonuclease TnpB family protein, whose amino-acid sequence MADDYVRRTAITRLEATDEERDLLEETISEWKRGCQLATDMAWGTCNAKSDVQPLAYDGVREHTDLGSQHAILATHQAAQAITGCLERRSKGKAVSKPTFTAPTVKYDTRTMTLFDDDTVSLSTTESRVRCDLALPDADDGYQHKYLDSDTWSVMESTLTARDGEYFLHIGFRRSKTDAERNTAEDGTVLGVDLGIENLAVTSTAYFLSGRELTHDLREFEKVRAGLQQTGTRSAHRTLERSSGRELRYVRDVLHQASNAIVDEALRYDCDVIAFEDLTDIRDRTGASWGHKWAFRTLYEQVAYKAEAEGISVKEVGSAYTSQRCAECGFTADENRPTRNDFRCVNCEAEANADYNAAKNIGMRYVRRGQQSSRRAGDSQLALKSGTVTPSDGFTAHPEGFEAEFMDKPRPHRARQRE is encoded by the coding sequence GTGGCAGACGACTACGTGCGTCGGACGGCGATCACTCGTCTCGAAGCTACGGACGAGGAACGCGACCTCCTCGAAGAGACCATCTCCGAGTGGAAGCGTGGGTGCCAACTCGCCACCGACATGGCGTGGGGCACGTGCAACGCCAAGAGCGACGTCCAGCCCCTCGCCTACGACGGCGTGCGCGAACACACCGACCTCGGTAGTCAGCACGCGATTCTCGCCACCCACCAAGCCGCCCAAGCCATCACCGGCTGTCTCGAACGCCGGTCAAAAGGCAAGGCGGTGAGCAAGCCAACCTTCACCGCACCGACCGTGAAATACGATACGCGGACCATGACGCTGTTCGACGACGACACGGTGTCCCTCTCCACCACGGAGAGTCGCGTCCGATGTGACCTTGCGCTGCCCGACGCCGACGATGGCTACCAACACAAGTACCTCGACTCGGACACGTGGAGCGTCATGGAAAGCACCCTCACCGCCCGTGACGGCGAGTACTTCTTGCATATTGGATTCCGCCGATCCAAAACCGACGCCGAGCGAAACACCGCCGAGGACGGAACGGTCCTCGGGGTCGACCTCGGTATCGAAAACCTCGCCGTCACCAGTACGGCGTACTTCCTCAGCGGGCGAGAGCTAACCCACGACCTCCGCGAGTTCGAGAAGGTGCGTGCCGGACTTCAACAGACCGGGACGCGAAGCGCCCACCGGACGCTCGAACGGTCGAGTGGCCGTGAACTTCGCTACGTCCGCGACGTACTCCACCAAGCGTCCAACGCCATCGTAGACGAAGCACTCCGATACGATTGCGACGTAATCGCGTTCGAGGACTTGACTGATATCCGCGACCGAACGGGTGCGTCGTGGGGGCACAAGTGGGCGTTCAGAACGCTCTACGAGCAAGTAGCGTACAAAGCCGAGGCAGAGGGTATCTCGGTGAAGGAAGTCGGTTCGGCGTACACGTCTCAGCGGTGCGCCGAGTGTGGGTTCACGGCGGATGAGAATCGCCCGACTCGAAACGACTTCCGGTGCGTGAACTGCGAGGCAGAAGCGAACGCGGACTACAACGCGGCGAAGAACATCGGGATGCGGTATGTCCGTCGAGGCCAACAGTCGTCTCGGCGGGCGGGCGACAGTCAGCTTGCCCTGAAGTCTGGAACAGTGACGCCGAGCGACGGATTCACCGCCCACCCGGAAGGGTTCGAGGCCGAGTTCATGGACAAGCCCCGTCCTCACCGAGCGCGTCAGCGCGAGTAG
- a CDS encoding aldo/keto reductase: MTRDTIPDLGIGTAGLEPGTCEESVRHALDVGYRHVDTAQMYENQGAVGDGIQASTVDRDDVFLATKILPRNLAYDDVLDQFDRCRERLGVDVVDLLYVHWPIEAYDPEETLRAFDELHDDGVVRHVGLSNFTPSMLDEARDHLDASIFAHQVECHPLLQQDELRAYADEHDHELVAYSPLAKGAVFDVPELVDIAAKHDATPAQVSLAWLRAKAVTAIPRSSSAAHIEENYAARELELDDEDVARIDAIERTERQIDPDDAPWTR; this comes from the coding sequence ATGACCCGTGACACTATCCCCGACCTCGGCATCGGTACGGCGGGCCTCGAACCAGGCACGTGCGAAGAGAGCGTTCGGCACGCGCTCGACGTCGGCTATCGGCACGTCGACACCGCACAGATGTACGAGAACCAGGGCGCCGTCGGCGACGGCATCCAGGCGTCGACCGTCGACCGCGACGACGTCTTCCTCGCCACGAAGATCCTCCCCCGGAACCTCGCGTACGACGACGTCCTCGATCAGTTCGATCGGTGCCGCGAGCGCCTCGGCGTCGACGTCGTCGACCTCCTCTACGTGCACTGGCCGATCGAGGCGTACGACCCCGAGGAGACGCTCCGGGCGTTCGACGAACTCCACGACGACGGCGTCGTCCGTCACGTCGGACTCTCGAACTTCACGCCCAGCATGCTCGACGAGGCACGCGATCACCTCGACGCGTCGATCTTCGCACACCAGGTCGAGTGCCATCCGCTCCTCCAGCAGGACGAACTCCGAGCGTACGCTGATGAACACGACCACGAGTTGGTCGCCTACTCGCCGCTCGCGAAGGGCGCAGTCTTCGACGTTCCGGAACTCGTCGATATCGCAGCGAAGCACGATGCAACGCCAGCGCAGGTGAGTCTCGCGTGGCTCCGCGCGAAAGCGGTCACCGCAATCCCACGATCGTCCTCGGCCGCGCACATCGAGGAGAACTACGCGGCTCGCGAACTCGAACTCGACGACGAGGACGTCGCGCGCATCGACGCCATCGAACGAACCGAGCGACAGATCGACCCCGACGACGCACCCTGGACTCGATGA
- a CDS encoding translation initiation factor, translated as MSDDPFDDLDIPDDPTEDLDRASQELSVSTEERRYGKKMVVVDGFQSGTDVRALASELKSALGTGGTAKDDRIELQGDHADRVRDLLRERGFNIEP; from the coding sequence ATGAGCGACGACCCGTTCGACGACCTCGACATCCCCGACGATCCGACCGAAGACCTCGACCGCGCCAGCCAGGAACTCTCGGTGAGCACCGAAGAACGCCGGTACGGCAAGAAGATGGTCGTCGTCGACGGATTCCAGTCCGGCACCGACGTCCGCGCGCTCGCGAGCGAACTGAAGTCCGCCCTCGGGACCGGCGGCACCGCCAAAGACGACCGCATCGAACTCCAGGGCGACCACGCCGACCGCGTCCGAGACCTCCTCCGCGAACGCGGATTCAACATCGAACCGTAG
- a CDS encoding site-specific integrase: protein MSDPYTPRDNTETTSAPAASESVRWTDKDLGEMQGYFWRHIAPEAANDGIDVEATKPTHDWLAANGHRSFVAALRRHHDQSFGEFWTAHVAADANDGYDWATDDDATVDALEHFLDRRESRYSLSASSVDTLRYRLNAYLDAFRAANDHVALLDPVARDADAPAYRAVDEVFAAFDHLNEASDLAPSTIERIANVVDAFYGHLVSRRLAATNPASDLDSEFKWNSGSSGATPALETAHVRALVDAAADPREHLLVVALAAWGLRANEVASLHRHQVVRDTADVPRLEFESRKNGPGSVSLLYGMNALDDRIAELADHDAWNGYLFPSPQSDAGHVTRQTVWRQFQALADRADLPDEIDGERPSPQLCRRFWYDRYSETLEAVVAGLEDVAAEQGSADPSVVLQNYLSEDRARQLRRDAMREKLAAAFDPDT from the coding sequence ATGTCTGACCCATACACGCCCCGAGATAACACCGAAACGACGTCCGCTCCAGCGGCGTCGGAGTCCGTTCGCTGGACCGACAAGGACCTCGGCGAGATGCAGGGCTACTTCTGGCGTCATATTGCGCCCGAGGCCGCCAACGACGGCATCGACGTCGAGGCCACGAAACCGACGCACGACTGGCTCGCCGCGAACGGCCATCGGTCGTTCGTCGCGGCACTCCGCCGCCACCACGACCAGAGCTTCGGCGAGTTCTGGACGGCTCACGTCGCCGCCGACGCGAACGACGGCTACGACTGGGCGACCGACGACGACGCCACCGTCGACGCCCTCGAGCACTTCCTCGACCGCCGCGAGAGCCGGTACAGCCTCTCCGCGTCCTCCGTCGACACCCTCCGCTATCGCCTGAACGCGTACCTCGACGCGTTCCGCGCCGCGAACGACCACGTCGCCCTCCTCGACCCGGTCGCTCGCGACGCCGACGCGCCCGCGTATCGGGCCGTCGACGAGGTGTTCGCCGCGTTCGACCACTTGAACGAAGCCTCGGACCTCGCGCCGAGCACGATCGAGCGGATCGCGAACGTCGTCGACGCGTTCTACGGCCACCTCGTCTCGCGCCGCCTCGCGGCGACGAACCCCGCGAGCGACCTCGATTCCGAGTTCAAGTGGAACAGCGGAAGCAGTGGTGCGACGCCCGCGCTCGAGACGGCGCACGTCAGGGCGCTCGTCGACGCCGCCGCCGACCCACGCGAGCACCTGCTCGTCGTCGCCCTCGCCGCCTGGGGCCTCCGCGCGAACGAGGTCGCGAGCCTCCACCGCCATCAGGTCGTCCGCGACACCGCCGACGTCCCCCGCCTCGAGTTCGAGTCGCGAAAGAACGGCCCCGGGAGCGTCAGCCTCCTCTACGGCATGAACGCCCTCGACGACCGCATCGCCGAACTCGCCGACCACGACGCCTGGAACGGCTACCTCTTCCCGTCCCCGCAGTCCGACGCCGGCCACGTCACGAGGCAGACCGTCTGGCGGCAGTTCCAGGCGCTCGCCGACCGCGCCGACCTCCCCGACGAGATCGACGGCGAACGCCCCTCGCCACAACTCTGCCGGCGGTTCTGGTACGACCGGTACTCCGAGACGCTCGAAGCGGTCGTCGCCGGCCTCGAGGACGTCGCCGCCGAACAGGGCAGCGCCGACCCGAGCGTCGTCCTCCAGAACTACCTCTCCGAAGACCGCGCCCGCCAACTCCGCCGCGACGCCATGCGCGAGAAGCTCGCCGCCGCGTTCGACCCCGACACGTGA
- a CDS encoding ATP-binding protein, producing the protein MAQRQFVNRASELELLESRFERDAADLIVVYGRRRLGKSELVREAIRDRNDAIYWQATEETPHVQLDDFVDTATETYPSLANIQRDWEPLLQTLGEEDAIVILDEFPYLIESDDAVPSKLQRVWDMHLRETGMTLVLVGSSISVMEDKVLSGGSPLYGRRTATIDLPPLDLTDAQQLYPASTPDESIQTWGVFGGTPYYLQALDASKTLPENIRTTILSEHGILHNEPEFLLRTEFGIREPQTYYTILRAIATGKRATSEIADFAGVDSNKLGAYLSNLRQLRLVERDIPVTADPTSTRKSRYRLNEPLFRFWFRYVYGQSAKLQQLGDDAYEELIAPSFTEYMGPMFERVCQRRLPALLSKTFQGIGYWWHKQHELDVVGLTTDGTVVAGECKYTSREMHEGDLADLERSASVLEWTPPNGADLDYHYCCFCRSGFSGGLRETATGRDDLSLFTPRELLDETTHVQ; encoded by the coding sequence ATGGCGCAGCGTCAATTCGTGAACCGTGCGTCCGAACTCGAACTCCTCGAATCGCGGTTCGAACGCGACGCTGCGGATCTCATCGTCGTGTACGGTCGTCGACGCCTCGGGAAGAGCGAGCTCGTTCGCGAAGCAATCCGCGACCGGAACGATGCGATTTACTGGCAGGCCACCGAGGAGACGCCTCACGTCCAACTCGACGACTTCGTCGACACCGCCACCGAAACATACCCGAGCCTAGCGAACATCCAGCGTGACTGGGAACCACTCCTCCAGACGCTCGGGGAGGAAGATGCGATCGTAATCCTCGACGAGTTTCCGTATCTCATCGAATCCGACGACGCTGTACCGTCGAAACTCCAGCGCGTATGGGACATGCATCTTCGAGAGACCGGGATGACGCTTGTTCTCGTCGGCTCCTCGATTAGCGTCATGGAAGACAAAGTCCTCAGCGGCGGCAGCCCCCTCTACGGCCGTCGTACGGCTACCATCGACCTCCCACCATTGGACTTGACTGATGCCCAGCAACTCTACCCTGCAAGTACGCCCGACGAGAGCATCCAGACGTGGGGCGTCTTCGGCGGCACTCCATACTACCTTCAGGCGCTCGATGCCTCGAAAACGCTCCCAGAGAACATCCGGACGACCATCCTCTCGGAACATGGCATCCTTCACAACGAGCCAGAGTTCCTCCTCCGCACGGAGTTCGGGATACGAGAACCACAAACCTACTACACGATTCTTCGAGCCATCGCGACGGGTAAACGGGCCACGAGCGAGATCGCCGACTTCGCTGGCGTCGACTCGAACAAACTCGGCGCGTACCTCTCGAACCTCCGCCAGCTGCGACTCGTCGAACGTGACATCCCCGTGACCGCAGACCCGACGAGCACCCGAAAGAGCCGGTATCGACTGAACGAACCCCTCTTCCGGTTCTGGTTCCGGTACGTGTACGGGCAATCGGCGAAACTCCAACAGCTCGGCGACGACGCCTACGAGGAACTGATCGCACCGTCGTTCACGGAATACATGGGCCCGATGTTCGAGCGCGTCTGCCAGCGTCGTCTTCCCGCACTCCTGTCGAAGACCTTCCAGGGCATCGGGTACTGGTGGCACAAGCAGCACGAACTGGACGTCGTCGGGCTCACGACGGACGGGACGGTCGTGGCAGGTGAATGCAAGTATACGAGTCGGGAAATGCACGAAGGGGATCTGGCCGACCTGGAACGGAGTGCGAGCGTCCTCGAGTGGACACCACCGAACGGTGCCGACCTCGACTATCACTACTGTTGTTTCTGCCGGAGTGGTTTCTCTGGCGGCCTTCGAGAGACGGCAACGGGTCGAGACGACCTCTCGCTATTCACACCAAGAGAGCTCCTCGACGAAACGACTCACGTACAGTAG
- a CDS encoding TIGR04053 family radical SAM/SPASM domain-containing protein, with product MRPPADTAERPMVLIWEVTQACELACEHCRASAEPGRHPDELSTREGKALLDDVREFGDGQLVVLSGGDPMKRPDLVELVEYGSDAGLSMTLTPSGTSALTGDAIEELADAGLRRMAVSLDGATPERHDAFRGEPGSFEETLRAARDAQRAGLPLQINTTVCAGTVDDLPAIADVVADLGAVLWSVFFLVPVGRGRVLDPVSPERAESVMEWLHDRRGTAPFGIKTTEAPHYRRVGLQRREDRVREDADDGPSGTRRRAGIVAGDGFAFVSHTGDVYPSGFLPKAAGNVRDDDVVDVYRNADLFEALRDRSRLSGKCGVCEYRHVCGGSRSRAFATTGDPLASDPLCSYVPEEWTSADANVAGD from the coding sequence ATGCGACCGCCAGCGGACACGGCCGAGCGACCGATGGTCCTGATCTGGGAGGTCACGCAGGCCTGCGAGCTCGCGTGCGAGCACTGCCGGGCGAGCGCGGAACCGGGGCGGCATCCCGACGAGCTATCGACGCGCGAGGGGAAGGCGTTGCTCGACGACGTCCGCGAGTTCGGCGACGGCCAGCTCGTCGTCCTCTCGGGCGGGGACCCGATGAAGCGCCCGGACCTCGTCGAGCTCGTCGAGTACGGATCCGACGCCGGGCTGTCGATGACGCTGACGCCGAGCGGGACGAGCGCGCTGACGGGGGACGCGATCGAGGAGCTCGCGGACGCGGGCCTCCGGCGGATGGCGGTGAGTCTCGACGGGGCGACGCCCGAGCGCCACGACGCCTTCCGTGGCGAGCCGGGGAGCTTCGAGGAGACGCTCCGCGCTGCCAGGGACGCGCAACGGGCGGGGCTCCCGCTCCAGATCAACACGACGGTCTGTGCGGGGACGGTCGACGACCTGCCGGCGATCGCCGACGTCGTCGCGGACCTGGGGGCCGTGCTCTGGAGCGTGTTCTTCCTCGTCCCAGTTGGACGGGGGCGCGTACTCGACCCGGTGTCGCCCGAGCGAGCGGAGTCCGTGATGGAGTGGCTCCACGACCGCCGGGGGACCGCTCCGTTCGGCATCAAGACGACGGAGGCGCCGCACTATCGCCGGGTCGGCCTCCAGCGCCGCGAGGACCGTGTTCGGGAGGATGCGGACGACGGACCGTCCGGGACGAGGCGGCGTGCCGGCATCGTCGCCGGCGACGGGTTCGCGTTCGTCAGTCACACCGGGGACGTCTATCCCTCGGGGTTCCTGCCGAAGGCGGCCGGGAACGTTCGCGACGACGACGTCGTGGACGTCTACCGGAACGCGGACCTGTTCGAGGCGCTCCGCGACCGGAGTCGACTCTCCGGGAAGTGCGGCGTCTGCGAGTACCGGCACGTCTGCGGCGGGAGTCGGTCGCGGGCGTTCGCGACGACCGGCGACCCGCTCGCGAGCGACCCGCTGTGTAGTTACGTGCCCGAGGAGTGGACGTCCGCGGACGCGAACGTCGCCGGCGACTGA
- a CDS encoding DUF2249 domain-containing protein has protein sequence MSDLDRSLLEGTDAPTDAPVETLDVRTLGPPEPLRRTLELLPELDDDVVLVQYNDRAPQHLYPKLDDRGYRYETVETGDATTTVVWTDGDRSGDE, from the coding sequence ATGAGTGACCTCGACCGCTCGCTGCTGGAGGGGACGGACGCGCCGACGGACGCGCCGGTCGAAACGCTCGACGTGCGCACGCTCGGGCCGCCCGAGCCGCTCCGGCGGACGCTCGAGCTACTGCCCGAGCTGGACGACGACGTGGTGCTCGTCCAGTACAACGACCGGGCGCCACAGCACCTCTATCCGAAGCTCGACGACCGCGGCTATCGCTACGAGACGGTCGAGACGGGCGACGCGACGACGACGGTCGTCTGGACGGACGGCGACCGAAGTGGCGATGAGTGA
- a CDS encoding DUF2249 domain-containing protein, translating to MPATTLDLRDVPPRERHPKIHDAFEALDSGEDLEIVNDHEPKPLFYEFQAEVDAFDAENYTCERRGDAEFVATLPKQ from the coding sequence ATGCCAGCGACCACACTCGACCTCCGCGACGTACCGCCGCGAGAGCGACACCCGAAGATCCACGACGCCTTCGAGGCGCTCGACAGCGGCGAAGACCTCGAGATAGTCAACGACCACGAACCCAAGCCGCTGTTCTACGAGTTCCAGGCCGAGGTGGACGCGTTCGACGCCGAGAACTACACGTGCGAGCGCCGCGGCGACGCGGAGTTCGTCGCGACGCTCCCGAAACAGTAG
- a CDS encoding DUF2249 domain-containing protein has protein sequence MTADTVLDVREVDGEPFGDIVAALDELEEGATLELVNSFEPVPLYDVLSDRGFDYESEQVAQDEWHVRITHDT, from the coding sequence ATGACGGCCGATACAGTCCTCGACGTCCGCGAAGTCGACGGCGAACCGTTCGGCGACATCGTCGCCGCCCTCGACGAACTCGAGGAAGGCGCGACGCTGGAACTCGTCAATAGCTTCGAGCCCGTGCCGCTGTACGACGTCCTCTCCGACCGCGGGTTCGACTACGAGAGCGAGCAGGTCGCCCAGGACGAGTGGCACGTCCGCATCACCCACGACACCTAA